aatataaaagaaatgCAATTTTCCCAATTAATAGTGTCGACATTTAATATTTCTTATGTCCTTGAGAAAACTTGTACAAAATTTGGaatatatatctcaaaaaaGGGGAAGCAGGAGTATTCATGCCAACTAAATTTTTTAGATTATCAATGAAATATCGCCTACTTAGAAatcttgaattttaaatttttttacaaaagtaTAGATAATTGTTATATCCAaagtacaaataaaatatattatttaaagaatTTGTCAAAAATGTCGGATTAAGTAAACTTAGAAAAAAGACTTTGGCATGGCCCAAGACTAAATTAATTACAACTAGATGTTGGATGTCGTGTTCGTTGAACAACCTAGTGCAAATCGGTTAACTCTACGTCCATATTCATTCAATCTTTTCTACTTtcatctaaaaaaatatataaattagttAAGCAGTAACATCAGTGagatatgacaaaaatttgtgtgagacgatctcatgggtcgtattttgtgagacagatcaaccctaccgatattcacaataaaaaataatactcttagcataaaaagtaatactttttcatggatgacccaaaaaatttataattataattataaaataataaattatgtttttgCAGTTTTAATTATATTCAATGGATATCGAAGTTTATCTTTATCTTTCTTCCAAGATATTTAACAGCTAATGTGCAAAAATTTAAATAGTTCATTCAAAAACTTCTCACATTTTCTTTACACCATCTCATTATCCTAACGTGGAAGCAAAAATTATAGTTCAATTCAAATTTacgaaaattaattttaattctaaataatatttatattctacatatttgatttaattttaattttttacattaaaaataatatataaataaattgaatattttcctACCTATAATAGTTAGTTGGGATAAATAAAACTATCCGTTTACTTGTGAAAATGAAGGGTCGTTTACTGGAAGTCGAGAAAACAAACATGGTCTTCATTTTCTAAGCACGAGGATTGGAATTTGAACTCAATATGATGACCAGATCCAGCCAAActtttagtttatttaatttaataaattaaatatttaaattaaatagttcACCAATATTGTTTTAtctttcttctcattttttggAGAATCACTGTGTTATAATTTTCATTGGATTATAGAATATGTGCCGCTTTTTTTTCTAAATGTACGTAAAATAAGCAGATAACTAAGAAGTAAACAATATAGATTCtttgtcaaaaataaatttgatgttTTCAACTTTGTTGTCTGAAATTCTTTGAAGTTTCTGTTATAAATTTNAATCGTTATTCACTTATTCTTTTTCTAggggaaaaaaaagaagcagCAACAGACGAATGGTTTATTTGTGAAGCTACTAAAAGAAGTGTCGGACAAAATTTTATCCATAAAAAAGAACTGAACCATGTCTCTGACGGCCTCTTTAATTTGGTgttatttcttatatttaatttaaaaattgaaaagaaGGATACAAAAAATTGACACCACAATATTCTTTTTAATAAAGTAATTGGCTTCTGTTGATTTTATTGGTCAATTAGACCCTTTCCACCTAGTTTGAATATGGAAGTGATACCTATATATCTGTCCCATTTGCCCATGCATGCATATAGGATATATTTTTTCTAGGAGTACGATTTTGACACGTCTTCCCTTATTtattacattattattattattattattttaatttatccaATTAATCTTCCATAGCCCATCCCTATTCCCAATTAGGAAGACTGATTAAATAATTTCCATAGGTTTACtttaaaatgtaaaaaacaTCGATGCATTTGAAAACTTGTTTGTTAGTAAGATAAATGTTCTACTCATCTGAAAACTTGATTGTAAGAGTTAATAGAATAGATGAGCGTTTGATCGGTGATTATGGTTTCAATTCtccatatcaatattttttctgaCGAGGATGTTGCACATGAGAGTTTATCGGACTAGCTGCGTTAAATTAAGGGTTTATATACTGCAAACTGTAGAGTAACGATTTTAGATTCTCATGTCATTTATATATGGTTGGGTAAAAAGAGAGAAGCAAATGAATGTCAGTGCACATAATTTatcacaattaaaattttgaagaagCTAAAAAATTAATTGGTACAAAATCGACATCTCTATCATGTTTTGCCGATTAGTTCTGTTTTTAGTGGTTGGCAAGTTAAATCGTCAAATTTTCAACGTGGAATTAGTAAAGGTGTAAAGTCTTATTCTTTGTTTCTTTATTCCGCGAGGATTTCAATAGTATGAGTCGGGAAGTAGAAGGAAAAATACgttttcattttataataatttatacgTAAAATAATTGAGACTTAAGTAGGGATGAATTGATGGTCCCCCCATTGACCAGAGCTGATGAAATAGATGTAGGCTACAACATATGTTACACACACGTACAattaaatattacatatatttatatattattaggttgtaataactatatatatatatgtatatgtatgttttTATGAACAAAGAAATgaataactaaataaaatttgagaaaatagcTGCACTGTTATTCAACGGATATGATCAAGATCCGACCATTAATCATGTTAAACACGGTATCTGGATTTCGTTTAATATGAGTAAATCACGCAAGTAATTATATTGCATTTAAAACATGGAAGAAATAAATGGCAGCCGGAACGTGAATATTAGCAGTGAGTGTGTTCACATTAACGTCTTGAATCTTTTTCAACACTTGCACGTGCATGCCATTAAATTGGTGGGGAAATTTGAACTCGATGAAAATTTTgtaagaaatatattttatttgagtcatttgaaaaaaaattatttttatgttttattataaatatggatgTGATTGATttgtctcacgaataaaaatccgCGAGACATTCTCACACCAATCCTACTAACAAAGATTTGTGAAACTACTCTTCAAAAATGCTACTTATATTGTTTAATGGTTAAAAAACACTCGTTACTAATACCTGAGGCTGAGCCCGTTTGGCTAGAAATTTTTCTCAAGCATCAGTTGAATTCAAGTCCGGGTTCGACTTTCTAACGATAACAAATCATTTGATCCATGTCAAAAAATGAAAGGTAATTGTAGTGATATACAATAATATTAAAACAGAAAGTTGTCTCTTACTGGACGAGCTTTCGAGGGATGAAACTGCTCCTCGGTCACCATTAATGTGAGAATAATGAGAAGAACAATAAACTCATATCCCAGCTACCGGTTCATACTAAATATATATCTTAAGAGCCAAAATGCAAAGGGAGCAATTAAGTCATCAAAACATCCCCAACCTTTCAAAGTACTGTAGCAAGAAAACATCAAGCGATAGTATCTTAAGCTATATAAAACAGCAGGCGACAAGGAGTCTAGTTCATTCTTGAAACGATGAATGAATGTAAATAAGTTGGTATCCCACGGTACAATCAAGATGAAATGAAAACGTTAATGAGGGAGGGTTGATCTTTAGCCACCTCATCACTAGGTTGCGTTTCAGTTGTAAGAGTTTCTGTCTTTTCATCATTCTTTTTAGGGCTGTTCATCTCGGACATCTCAGCATCTAGTTTATCTTTAGCACCAGCGATAGGAACTGAAACCTCTCCAGATTTGATGCCGCCATCGTTTTCAGCTTTTGCTCTGAAACCATAAAACTTACTGAACATCATATTGGATGCTGTGCATTATAAAACATTTACAAAATTACAAATGTGCATACTCAATCAAATCGAGGTTTTTTGAAATGAGGAAGGATGACTCACCTTTCAGATGCCAAGGAACCTTTATGTTTCTTGGATGGACCTGGATTagattttcctttctttttcttggaCCTGCTCCAGTTCATGGAAAATTTCCTTTCAAACACCTCCTCAACATAATTGTAGCTTGATTAcagagataaaaaaatttaaatgttttaataagAATATGATCATACAACAAGTTTATCCATCCTTTTTTTCCCAGTTTACTTTCGCAGGAATTCagcaaatttaaaaaatctgaaaaatgCAAAATTgtataatcataaatttaattaataaaggaTGTTAACACAGTTTAACCGCAACCAGGCAACCTCAAAGATTCGACAGAGGAATGAAAATTCTTCatgctaatttaaaaataaacttacATAACAGGTTTTTTGGCAGCAGCAGGAGGATCAGTGTCATGTTTCTTGGAGTGCTGTTTTATATAACACATGCAAAGAGAGAGGTAAGCCAAACAGGTATATACAAGAAcagttaattaaaataaagaattgaTAATGAGTTGATAAATAACAGAGATTCTAACTTGAATCTGGTGGTCATCCAATGGTTCCCAAGTTTCTTCATCCATGAACAAGATTTCCTCATCACCATCATCATATATGATCTGCAAGAAAACGGCTGACTAATCTGAAGGGGAAAATGTAACAATAAACTCGCAGAAACTATGAAAGCTACTGGCATCTGTGCAATAGTGAGTATACTACTGGACATTAGGAAGAAGTCCGTTGAAACAAAGTTAACTTCTTCGTAGGCCCAGGAAATGGTCGCCGCTTATAATCCCCACTCAAACGCAAAACAGactcatgattttttttaaaaagaacagGAAGAAAGTAAGTATCCAACCACCTTGTGCTTCTTTGCTGCATGATCAAAAGATACAATAGTGCCTGGGTAATACCTGCATAAACAGAACCTTGAATATGAGCAAATAGAAGCATAATTTGGAATATACATGTAAAATTTAAAGATGATCAGCCATCTTTCACTTGCCTAATCCATCTTCTGAGTTTGAAATAGAAAACACGGATGATACTTGGAGAAAGCAAGTTGGTTATGAGAAAGTGGAGGTTAAACTTTTGTAGGGATTATCCTTGTTCCCGAGGCTTAAAATCATTACTTAATTTGTTGTCAATTTTAGAATCTCTACTGAGGCAGATCCGCACCCCCCCACCAGTTTACAATCTAACTTTTCTTGCACCTCATTTGTGTATTTTTCACAAGAAGATACATCCCACATACCAAAACCTGTTCCCCTTGATCCGACACTACTCTATTTAAAGAGTGATTTGATGGAATTAATACATCAAAGAACTATCCTGAAATTCATTTCCACATGAATCAGAAGTTCAATAAACTTAACAAACACCTACCAGAGTGTAGGAAAACATCATCACTATTCCCTTGGAAATAAAGGAAGGATAGACGCAGTTGGAACATTTAGAGAAAAGAGCAGATGGTTCCCAGTGCAGTAGATCTATTATTGTGTTTTGAACTCATAAAGCAATCCTAATCTGTAATTTTTCTCAGAGAAACTGTTGAAGATACACTAATAGATCGAATTTTAATCATGTATATAGTCCATGCCATTAATGAAATCTATCTGATTAAGAATAAGAACTTCCTACTCCCTACTTCCTAATACATCATTATGATTTTGTAAACGCATGTAGTCCAACATACAAAGGAGTTGCATCACCAAGAGATAAATGCAAGAAATGTCGCATTCCATACATTATTGTCATTAAACAATGGCCGAAATAGAACTTTTCTTAAAGTTAGAAAAACTCAACGAATAGGCTCCTTCATTCTTCAACCCAAATCAGTTAGATATGCTGTTCAAGTAACATGAGAAATTGTTCATGCACACAAATAAAATgttgtcatgaataattatgtgAAAAAATCCATTAATATTCAGTGCTTACTCTCTGTCATTCGGCCACCAAACCTTGATCCTTAAATCAATCAAATCCTTCCCGGAACCAAGATGGGACATTAATCTCTACATTAAAATTTCCAGAAGTGTGGCATCAAGATCAGATACAAACAATGTCACAGCTACGAAATATACCATTTATTCCATATTAATATTACTGTAGAGAAATTAAGAACCATTCCAGAATTAAATTAACCGTTAAAGGTAActgtttttttctttgttttttctcCATTTTTGGAGCCATTTCTCCTTTGAATCAGATTTTTCAGTTTGAGAAAGAGACGCTGCTACTGACATGAAAATTAAGGAACTTACAGGTGCAGGATccataaaatatcaattgtaATTACCTTTTCTGCATTGcttgattcatgtttcttgaGAATACTCTCGCTTCTAATTTGTTCATTCCCATGATCAATAAATGGTGATTCATCTTTCCCTTCAGAACTGGTCTTAGTAACAGTTTGTTCATCTATCTTCACTGCAGCAACACCCCTCTTACCATTCTCCTTTTGGATGTTAGAACCTTTTTTCGTACCCTTCGTTTTCAGTAGTTTCCGTCTAGATGAGGTTTCAAGATCAGTCCGCTGAGCTATCATGCCCTCTTTCTTCTTTTCGAAGACCCCTCCATCAGCACTCTTGGCACATGGATTGAATGATGAAGAAAAAAATGACCAGGGAATTATGAAGAATTTGAATTGAATGAAGAAAAAATTGAGCAATATGAAATCACCAGGTTTACAAGGAACCGTTGTCGGGTATCTCAATATTTCAATAATAACATTACCAATGCCAATGATAAACATGAGTGGACACTAGGCACGCTAGGAATTTGTGACAGCAATGGAAAGAGCAGCAGCTCAGGAAGTAACTAATTGAGTATTTTCTAAGGATAAAAAGAAGAACATGAAATATGAACAACTTCAATATTCAAAGTAGAACAACTTCAGTCAAATCTGTCTAACAGATCACTTCTGGTAGTGTAATGTGATTTGGATCACCTTCAGTCCTAGTTTGTGAGTACAAGCCCCCTCATCAAGAACGAAGGAAGGCAATCATCCGACGTCATCGTCGACTCTATTTATTAATATGGTGTGGCAATCCGTCAAGATCCCAAATACAAGAATCTCTATTTGGGCTCGACACTTCACGCTACAAGACACGAAGTTGGTATTTCTTTCAATAAAGTCTTTCTTATTCCATTTGATTTGAGGCCGCAAGGACCCACAAGGTATAACGCTATTTGTAACCTCCGACGTTGAGTAAATATATCATCCTAGTATTTTTGCTATTTAAGAATATCTTTTCCCTTCTCCAATTTTCTATCATTTTCATTATCTCTTTAGCACAATgtgaaataattaatcaatgCATCTATCTAGGTGAAATACCTTCTTACCCCATGTTATCCATCAATAGGATTGATAATACTTGTGATTCACAAGTGGAATGAATGGCCTCTTCAAGTGGTTTCACATATCTAAAATTGGGTCATACAACGTATACAATTGTCACTAGCCTTTATTTCGTCACATGTTGAGTGTTCCGACAATGACGTTTAATTTTAAGAGATCGAGTTTGCACATTTTATGCTATTTAGTTTTATGTCATAATAAGAAAAAGGGTTAAAGTTCATTTGGAAGTTGGTTAATCATAGTGTATATTAACAATCTAAGATAATGACTAATTCCTTCATCAATCCAAGTTCCTAAATATGTCTTTGATAAAACCTTGATTCCCACATAATCTTTGTCCCTAGGTTCAAAGCTTTATAGGCCGTGTACTCGGTTGATCTACAATATTCGGACCAAGACAATACTTGAGTTGAGGACTAAGAGGTGCTCCACTTAGGCTCAATTTTCTGGGGAAaattttttctacaattaaG
This genomic window from Primulina huaijiensis isolate GDHJ02 chromosome 7, ASM1229523v2, whole genome shotgun sequence contains:
- the LOC140980472 gene encoding sister chromatid cohesion protein PDS5 homolog D-like isoform X1 → MASTRVSVKKLAKEMLGVGKKLQALPSAIDELLMLLEKAESILTKVDQQPPAAIEVALVPLMQMLITDEILHHADVNIQIAVACCFTELTRISAPEYTYKDPYMKELFQLCVIVLKHLSSDSGRNYDRALRMLETIAKLKSSAIILDIDGDKLIVQMFKIFFSGIRPNHPPDTFRYMEMIISFVIQESHKIPFKLLRPILDSVKMDQKNISPISWELGNAVFRNCSDKLQRPLKKAVRAKNLDVAEYAGIVTSLCQGAPSEENMSADGGVFEKKKEGMIAQRTDLETSSRRKLLKTKGTKKGSNIQKENGKRGVAAVKIDEQTVTKTSSEGKDESPFIDHGNEQIRSESILKKHESSNAEKRLMSHLGSGKDLIDLRIKVWWPNDREYYPGTIVSFDHAAKKHKIIYDDGDEEILFMDEETWEPLDDHQIQHSKKHDTDPPAAAKKPVMSKKKKGKSNPGPSKKHKGSLASERAKAENDGGIKSGEVSVPIAGAKDKLDAEMSEMNSPKKNDEKTETLTTETQPSDEVAKDQPSLINVFISS